Part of the Gigantopelta aegis isolate Gae_Host chromosome 15, Gae_host_genome, whole genome shotgun sequence genome is shown below.
tgcggtacttcataccggaactattatagttaacacatgtcacatgcagttggatatatataaattaaaaaatatatatatctatcaatatatataataagcatgacgtttttgttttaatctgccagaccagaaatcattttttttttaaaaacaaaaaaacaacgcctgtcactgggcgtcgttttctaaaaacacaaactttgtgtattaaaaaaaaatactgaccatccactagtgtaaacaaagtgtattagccatgtagttaatgagataaacttgaaacaacagaaccatcaaaaagttcacgtttcatcggtacacgtgtttacaaaatgacgttAGTTTCCGGAATTACCGGGCTGTTGATTGACCGAATGCGCCTTACCatagaattacgtgaacttgtatgaatttgctgatatggtgttctttccatcccaaaagatatggcaagctttggtattatttgtgatcccctttgctattgttaagcaattaaagttaagctcggctagtgagtcgttatcagttccagcagtctgcattgcatgcatgaccgttctaacacaattgactgacggtctttgttatgtttgttttaacgacctcccccaccagtAAATTTtttcccgctacattttccgggaAGCATGTTTCGCCCCCCATCCACCCCTTTGCTCGCCCTAGTAAAATTCCAACCCATCATATTACATATGTACAATTAATACTAagtacaacaaataataaataaaatcagtatggacatttattctgttaaaaacttaatacatacacatgtagcatttaattttagaaaacaaacataatcatataacattttatttacatcaatgtccgtgtcatttgaaatgtcaaggaATCCAGTTAATGAACTCTGTCATTTTTCGCTGACGGCGGTTTGCAGCCGATGTTGTTTCACACAAATCTTCTAACTGGTACAACCTGTCAAAGTCCTCACACCCATTTTCTTCTAAAAAGCGCCTCACTCTGCCGAGTATTGTCTTCACCTCACCGTTGGTGACAGGCAGTAGGTAGTCGTGATCGTCGTTGTCGCTGTCATCTGATTCGTTTACCGTTGTTGATGTTGAATCCTGTTGTGTGAACGCTGCACAGATTTCTTCGTCAGTCTGTGGTTGATGGCAGTCCAGTGTGTCGTCGTGGGAGATGAATTGTTGAAATGCCTCGTTAGTTAGTCCAGTCGGTGCAGCGAAGTTGGTGTCATCAGAGTTGTCACTTTCTACAGGTTGCTGAACATCTGGCTTGAAAAAGCCACCTTTTCGAAAACAGTTTACAATTGTAGACGACGTGACGTTGTTCCAGGCTTTTCTCAGCATATGGATGGCATCTAACAAAGTTAACTTTTTAGCAATGCTATTCGCGCTCAGTTCGTCATCGGCGTCGATGTCGTCAATTATCTTGTGAACAACCTGACTTCTATAGTGGCCTTTTAGGTTTCTGATGATCCCCTGATCACATGGCTGGATTACAGACGTAGTTCTCGGCGGCAAAAACATCAGCTTTACGTTTCCCAGCTTTTCATTTGGTGGATGGGCAGGAGAGTTGTCAACTAGTAACACCACATGTCGTCGCTGAAGGCGCATATCTTTGTTGAAATCCTCCAACCACTTGTTGAAGATAGCCGACGTCATCCAGGCATTCTGGCTATTTTCGTACTTCACTGGAAGACTCTTTTTCCCTCTGAAACACCTTGGCTGTTTGCTCTTTCCAATGACGAGAAGTTTTCGTTTGTCAGTTCCCGACATGTTGCAGGCTATCATTGCTGTCACCCTGTCCATCGCCTTTTTGCTCCCACTCACTGTCTCCGATTTTACAGTTAATGTTCCGTCAGGTAATGCTCGGTAGTACAGTCCAGTTTCGTCAGCGTTGTAGATGTCGTCTGCTTCGTATGTCTTTAGTATATCTGGGAGAACGGTCTGTGTCCACTTGTCTGCTGCTACCAGGTCTGCGTCTTTCTTTTCTCCATGCAGTCGTTTGTAGACGATGttatgtctttctttccatctACTAAGCCATCCGTTGGTGGGGTTAAAGTCTTCTTTATGGAGATGTTTCGCCAAATCCTTTGCTTTTTCTGCGAGAATGGGACCGGACACAGGGATATCTCTGGACCTGGCACTATCGAACCATTCTGACAAGGCGCCCTCCACATCCTCTGCTTTGCCAGATCGTAGCCGTTTTCGTTCGGGGTTCGTTTTATtacactcgtatcgtgtgcGAATATCCTCTCGTTTGCCAGCAATTCTGCATACCTGTGACTGGGAACAGCCCATTTTTTTGGCTATTTCTGCTTGTGAAATTTTTTGATCTAAAAGTTTAACAGCTTCGTATTTATCagcaagtgataaatcgtttcttttgcgtttaacagacatagcgtacactgcatctaatgaataagtgaacaacaaccctttctctgtcacatttattaaaaacatcaccgcctaggacgattgatctgtaatcttttaattacTAACAAGGCTTCTCGACATAACGTAATTGATACAGAACAATGATTGCCCTGAACACGTCAATCGAATAGGGCCTCAATAGTTGAGTGCGCATGCGTACAAGCGCACAGgcggtacttctaaaaataatagtcggagagttacatgttattgagatggcctctgattaacagcaatatattgcaaacaaaacattaggtgttaggtttattcaacttaattatgtcattcttaaatctggtagtcgggtattgtgattcaccagtagtaacgtgcacaccatctcatttgcatgCCACACGTCGACTTTGTAAACACCGATTACAGTCGGCTTACCACagtgagctcaaacaaaacagatttattTGAGTTGTTTTGCCAAAGTTTGATTGACTTTCTCAGTAATTTGTGACATCAATTcagcacaatttttttttttttaaatcgttatttttatgtgcaaataaccgatatatagcctgtagtctgtgcaattaaccggatgttttgtagtgttataagggcaaatggttccgtgttgggtgaaaatagtcgattaaccgaattatgctataaaccgatgtgcaaataagtggagttgactgtacatgtaaataacgtATTCAGTAACAGTGTGATTGAGGTACTTGTAAATAACGTATTCAGTAACAATGTGATTGAGGTAGATGTAAATAACGTATTCAGTAACAATGTGATTgaggtacatgtaaataacgTATTCAGTAACAGTGTGATTgaggtacatgtaaataacgTATTCAGTAGCACTGTGATTgaggtacatgtaaataacgTATTCAGTAACAGTGTGATTgaggtacatgtaaataacgtattcagtaacaatgtgatttaggtacatgtaaataacgTATTCagtaacaatattataaataataaatttgatactGGGTTTTTTGGTGCAGTATGATTAGCAAAATTATGTTTATGGTACTAGTATAGTTCAATAATTGTTTCTGTGTCTGTACCAGTATAGTTGAATGAGACAATACATTTTGGGAGAATAAACCAaggttattatttaaaataaacaaaacgttttgtttttttctagaCTACAGAATATACACGAGGATCATCGAAGCTAGACAGTGATGCCGAAAGTATTAACAGTATGGACGCAGCTAGCGGAAGAGCGGACAGGTTTGGTACAGCCTCTCTTTCAGTTGACTCTGGATGTCCATTGGACAGCAGTTGGTGCGCGTCCATGACAACGACAGTCACGCCCTCCGATGACATCTCTGTTTCCAGCCAGGGATCCAATGTAGAAGCGGGCACGGAACAAGATTCACGTATCCGACGGATCGATGCAATTTTGAATGTTCCGGACTCTGAACAAGACTTGGAAGTTATTAGGGTTACGTCTCGAGGAGGAAAAtctaagaagaagaagaaaaagaagcagAAAGAACCTGCTGGTATCAGTTCTTGTGATAGTGCGAAAAATTTCCCCGATGGAACCGATAGCGGAAATGTCACAAATGGATCGTCAGCTGATTTGATTAATGTTGATTCTGAACTGACTGATGCGTCATTGGAACAGAACAAGACAGCATTGAAAGAAAGACTTGATATTGCCTTAAAGGAAAGACTTGATATTACCCTCAATGATATTGCCCCCGGTGATGGCACAACACAGGCAGTTGTAGTTACTGATGGACCGGTTTCGGCCGATCTTTTGACCAAGGTTGAAGAAGACACTTGTAATGAGAGGAAGCATGAATTACCACAACCTGCGGAAGTTAACGAAACACAACCACAACaagatattaatattttgtgccAAAAAGAACAGCAAATGAAGAAATGTGTATCTGAATCGAACGTTTTAGCAAATGTTACTGTAGACTGCAGTGaaatagataataaaataaatgatgaaaGACAGGTGATATGTACACAGCCAGACACTGTGTGTGACAGCAGTACTGGAAATGGACAACGACTTTCTGCTGATTCAAAGAATGATGTCGGTGTTTCTGAAACCGATTCTTCCTTACGAGACAGTGGCCCGCTTCCCAGTGAAACATTTCACCTCTCTGAGGAGAGTTTCGCTGGTGATTCCATGAACCTACACGAGGATGAGGACATCTACAAACATCATGGCAGGTGCGTGGAGAGAACAGGACAGAGTAATTACACGGACATGATCAATCTGATATCGGACATACCGGATGACGAGATGGAAACGGAAGAATCGGTTTCATCAGTGGAGTCTCCAACTCAGGATTATGGAATATAGTAAgttggttttttggtttttattttttaattgtcatCAATGAATATCGGGGCTAGCTGTGGGTGATCAAACTACTTCGCCACTATCTCAAAAATGCGAAACCTATAGCTATGttccaataaaatatcaattattacagaatttcttttgccaaattaaaataaaatttgccaattattctcaaaattcacaattggcgaatttgtcAAGTGGCAGAGCTAACCTTGACTATATCGATTTTTAATATGGTAcaacaataaacacaaaacatagcCAACTGctacaaaacaaattaagtttgttttgttattgttccaAAATAGAATTTGGACAACATGCTTCTCACTCAGTACTGCTTTCTATTTTTAACTAGCCAATCAAAATAAGCAACACTAACTGTTTTGTAAAGTTCTGATAAATATGAACTGCAAAACAATAGCATTTTTCAGTATTGGAATACAGGGACAAAAGAGctgagacatttttaacaaatGGCACAAGTGTTTGTCTCTATTTCCTCACACTTGCTGGCATGTTGATTGAACCACATCTGGGATTACATTCATTAACAGTATTCGCCATGCAGTCAGTCACCCATGGATAGGCCTAAAAGATGTGTGATTGCAGCACTCTATCAGCTGTGTCACTCAGAATGGGATACTAATTTACTATAAAGTATTAAACTACTAATACTCTAGTATATACCAAAAAAGAATTCTATACATGTGgcagtttgttttttaatttttgcctactatgaaaattaaaaactgcAAGATGTATTTTTGAAATTGTGAAAATTTACTCCTGCAAATAACACCCGTTTTACAGTAATTGCGAATAAATTTCACCATTGCTCATCACCTTTTCCTCACatacatggggttttttttttttctctagcTTGGACAATAATGCTTTGTTACATCTGATGTTGGACATCTTCACTGATGAAAACGAACAGCTACAGAAGGTAggtatacttttatttttattcatagaAGTAACAAATACAGTGGGAAATTATTTATCTCACCCTAGGATACAAATACTACAAAGACTGAGTCTCGAAGTCATATTTCATAAATCCTGATTATGTCTTTTGTTttgaatattgtttttttgtttatgccTGGATATGTAAAAGACAGAAACAACACTCATTGCCATTGGATTCTATTTATCTTccaacttgtttaaaaatgtatgaaaCTCGATTTTGAATGACACAGTTGTAACTGATGgcggtagtactaaaccaaataacttccggctgggtcaaagttcgaggtgcacccaacttttgatagagaagtgaacaccacaagtcctgtgattggtgataaacgtgagtgtgttggttgtaaaaaataatagtttcatctgggcaaaaaaaaaagctattttatttcatctagtaccactgtgtcaattagccgtgtgcttgaaacatgcatagggtacctgtgaaaaaagtaCTCCAATTTTGTGCTGagctagggtagtcatagacaatacccgttatctcagaaatgagcagcttgaccgccaattttttctgaatcactttaagtgtgaggggtggtagtatttatatccgtagtgtttatgtcgattgatacgttgcaggtaggagttttagctacatatgttactattgtcatctataggatttgatttggtagtatacaccctggaGTGGTCACACTGAATGTAAATTGTACTTTTTTCCTAGTCAGAATGGAAATAAACTTGGCATCCAGGCCCTCCATCAACACATACCATCCGTCCATCTATCCGCCCATTAaacaattcattcattaattacacaattcattcattatttaccAGATGTACAGCACGCGAGAAGGACATGCTGATGGCCAGGTTCGGACTGTGTTTGTCGTGGTGACCAACAAGTGTCTGTACCTACTGCACCAGAGAGAGAGTGATCGACAGTTCAGAACGGATGCCATTATCGCCTTTAAGGAGGTCGACTTTGTGGCggtaattatgatgatgatgatgatctttATATTATTGAGTTATTGTTTATGAACCaagaaataattcaaaataaaatatcaacttttagtgttattattagtaagtatgaattaaatgtaattataaggattgtcttttatttttatttttttcattggggtatgaacaaaaataataatctgcAAATGTATGTGTGGATAGTTCACCTTGGCTGTATGGAAAATGGAAAGCATTTAGGTTATCAAGGCCCATGAGGGGATATCATGGTCATTGAGGATGGACCAAGGCAGATGaggacataaaaaaacaaaatatacccaactttttctgtgcaatccatgcatttaaaaaaaagaatgaaaaaaagaaagaaaacctgcATCACCGCCTCAATTCTCGACCTTTGTTCTGACCAGAGACAtactttttttatatgttttgttttcacaattgtgtttttatgtttcaatagctaataaaaaaaattggggtgggacgtaacccagtggtaaagcgcccgccagatgtgcagtcggtgtgggatcgatccccgtcagtgggcccattgggctatttctcgttccagccagtgcaccatgtctggtataccaaaggccgtggtatcctgtctgtgggatggtgcatataaaagatcccttgctgctaattgaaaagagtagaccataaataaaatgtgttgagtgtgtcgttaaataaaacatctccttcctaATAAAATTTGGTGGTTGTCAACTTATGTTGATACACCTGCttctgtacaaaaatacactgTTCTTAAGACAAATTTCTTCGTCTTGTTTACACAGGGTTGATTCTAGTGATTTCTTTTGTCTGGTATTTCAGTTGAGTTTTGGACTTCAGATCATCAACATTGTGTGCACAAATCGCCGGAAGCAGTTCTGGTTGACAACTGGTGATGAAATGCTGACAAAGTAAGGTGTTTTTTGGTTGTTCTTTTTAATTGGCCAATTACATAAAATaaggttgttttttgtgtgtgtttttttaggaAAGTTTCTTATCCCcagtaaacattaattcattcattatacttattttcttgcttctATACAATGaaggttcaagtacactgtcctgggcacacatctcagctatctgggctgtctgtccaggacagagggttagttattagttgttagtcagagaaaagagggtgtagtggtcttacacctagccattgagtcgataaaactcgctctgggtgggagccggtaccgggctgcaaatccagtatctaccagccttatgccggATGtgttaaccacggcaccaccgaggctggtccagaaaacaaatacagCTGTGTCGGTTAGGACATACATGGTATAAGAATACATATGTTATGACAGTAATAAACATGTTACCTCAAAAGGGAAGAAGAAAGAAtagaaggaaataaaataaacaggaaaaaaaaaatacctgttATCTTGTGTAGTTACTAATCGGTGTTAAGCTAAATGAATGTTCTTtacctttttgttttgaataGAGCTATTGTAAGCACGTTATCGATGGCAATGGAGGCTTGTCTGTTTCCGGTTCCGAACCTAACTGTCCTCACAGACGCCACGACTCAGAAAATCTGCTTGCGAAAGTATGCTGCTGTTGAAAGTAAAATAGAGGTGAGGGTTAAATGCTTTCAGAAGAACAGTAAGACCCTCAAAACCAGCCCATTGGTAAACCGGAATTTCCTCAAAATTGGATGTTTTTAACCGTccttttttatatatcagtacagaacagggCCGCGttttatgaagcgatcttagggctaagatcaccttaagtgcataacgaTTGTATGcagttaaggtgatcttagcgctaagattgctttgtaaaACATGGCCCAGAAAACGGGATAGCCCATAAAACCATACTTTTTACTTGATCCTTGTGGGTTGTAAGACTACGGGTaacaaatttccaaatgtttggcatccaatagccaacgattaattaatcaatacattTGTCAAtggtggtatcgttaaacaaaacaaacgtttaacttttaatttttacttccttggtgtccagttttgagaggtgtCACTGTGATTATGTTTACATCACATTATatactgtaaaacgggtattaTTCGCGGCAGTAAATGCAGTCAGTTCGCGGTTTTTAATTTTCGCGGtgtcatgggtttttttttttcttctttttttctgggtttttttaaattactaacaTGTACAAAACTATACTATGGTACATAACATTAAATCGACACTAGAGTGGTCAACAGAGGTATACGTAATATTATTCCTTTCTGAGCGACTCCGCTAAGTGCTGCAGCCACATGTCCAGCGGCGACCACACTGTGTgtacaattaatgaaattaatccaggatgtggttcaatcaactccagaaagtgtgaaataaagacaaacacttgtactagtaatcttattttaatgtttaaacaccggTTGTTAAAAACCTCTcaccttttgtttttgtcacttgTCAATGACTTTTTTCCGGAAGTTTACAAAACCATTTGTGTCCCTTATTTTGATTGGCCAATTAAAAATGGCTCATTATactaatttctaaatgtttattcaCAGCTTAACAATACCAGTAAGAATGTCTGTTCCAAAAATCAACTACATTTATCATTCTTCACAAAAACAGCGGTATGGCAGGTTCAATTTTGCAGTGCTTAAAAAAAGCGTGGACAAACCTGAAACTGTTGGTTTACCTGACCCTTCAACATGTTTAACGATCGAAGAAGTTCAATCGACACAGTCCCGCCAATGATGCCGTTGATAAATTAAACACTTCTACAAatcgtaaacaaaaacacagtgaaTATAAACTGTATGATGCAGAACAGCATGCCAAAATTGCTAAACTGtgtgggggttgttttttttggttttttttgttctaatggattttattatttgcGTAAGTAATTTTCGCGAAtaatacccgttttacagtTTTAT
Proteins encoded:
- the LOC121390676 gene encoding pleckstrin homology domain-containing family M member 2-like, which encodes MSSSSNRMRLKDKIIANIQKAIKSIHELQYYHGSESSVVLTSSDRPCRKLCENLDHALLHGLHNVTYGYWRMVAEFTRKDIVKDIKKFDNVTTDLGRGRAWLFIALNENLLESYLRCIMDSTKSVKKYYLKEALVLDQQRMNVLMTLTAGLDFACFQLDYNVPYLDLSTYQSKGWTAESRQEEENDRGSFHSLSSSVGSRRSYSMIETTEYTRGSSKLDSDAESINSMDAASGRADRFGTASLSVDSGCPLDSSWCASMTTTVTPSDDISVSSQGSNVEAGTEQDSRIRRIDAILNVPDSEQDLEVIRVTSRGGKSKKKKKKKQKEPAGISSCDSAKNFPDGTDSGNVTNGSSADLINVDSELTDASLEQNKTALKERLDIALKERLDITLNDIAPGDGTTQAVVVTDGPVSADLLTKVEEDTCNERKHELPQPAEVNETQPQQDINILCQKEQQMKKCVSESNVLANVTVDCSEIDNKINDERQVICTQPDTVCDSSTGNGQRLSADSKNDVGVSETDSSLRDSGPLPSETFHLSEESFAGDSMNLHEDEDIYKHHGRCVERTGQSNYTDMINLISDIPDDEMETEESVSSVESPTQDYGIYLDNNALLHLMLDIFTDENEQLQKMYSTREGHADGQVRTVFVVVTNKCLYLLHQRESDRQFRTDAIIAFKEVDFVALSFGLQIINIVCTNRRKQFWLTTGDEMLTKAIVSTLSMAMEACLFPVPNLTVLTDATTQKICLRKYAAVESKIEPCDVQIENYSLVFWEDPHAANGNSPAAYKEGMLSMMISDTFGGHFWKPVYVILKDYMLCIFNHKTDNKPTHFVRLGGDQCVGCRQSKDVDREYCVEVILSSGKSWHLSATNHIELCDWLQSLCQAVSEGMQGIGSSWNYQPCCAVLTHQKILMCHEDVQTSFFRTLGSANMEEVTGITVDPDVTTYCLVEFESMDAAVSSEQWVLYFNTEMERNKFVKAVSKCWSTHFQVDISVTSINDVPLQKRCQETAQHLKQSLQKM